The Dromaius novaehollandiae isolate bDroNov1 chromosome 5, bDroNov1.hap1, whole genome shotgun sequence genome window below encodes:
- the CD6 gene encoding T-cell differentiation antigen CD6, which translates to MEVLYMLLATLSLAAPGQAQVKPTGPSASLESIAGNASVEPGVLGMAALRLANGSSPCRGTVQALHHGQWTPVCQESWSIAASHALCKHLHCGDAEESGVADAPAAVPAPFSDGAIPSIRNVCVAVMANCSGWERGPCLLKLATRPRCCRAGLAQVTCTGPHRLQLAGGRSRCEGRVEMEQAGQWGTVCDDAWDLADANVVCRQLRCGWALHARDNASFGRGSGLILRDDVSCEGHEDHLWDCPATQKHDCSHKEDAGVVCSEHQQWQLSGGRDGCAGRVEVFFRGTWSTVCDSTWYEMEASVLCHMLGCGPPIERPSFNHTLPGKMLYECTSPQPSLAHCKWTYNKAAPCHQSRAAGVICNGSQGLQTPAPMETPKPSSVTHLSTGDSLSETAQIPLYTPLFVLCLVLGVLLLLTTLVFIITLLRMRKMSAHTVSSSSLSGPVLVTHNAQGPDVPSGVSNDYREMPPSLQKGQDLPVEPLLAAKDSDSDSDYEHYDFSSKPPVALSTFYNSLRRQPGEQSLSLMPSRAEPFPAEETAVLPPQPCNRASSSSSSSASMELYCNNNVEPPYPRACLQPLADSTRLHAAPSAHGSTEYPRAEPNPADSSSTSSGEWYENVQGAEPARDPSTCPGWPGPSCPSGGHAQDPDTSEGSDYDDIQTLAY; encoded by the exons CCCAAGTGAAGCCAACAGGGCCTTCTGCCAGCCTGGAGAGCATCGCTGGAAATGCCTCTGTGGAGCCAG GTGTCCTTGGCATGGCCGCTCTCCGCCTGGCAAATGGCAGCAGCCCCTGTCGGGGAACGGTGCAGGCACTGCACCACGGGCAGTGGACACCAGTGTGCCAGGAGTCTTGGAGCATCGCTGCGTCCCACGCTCTCTGCAAGCACCTACACTGTGGAGATGCAGAGGAGTCCGGTGTGGCAGatgctcctgctgcagtgccagctCCCTTCAGCGATGGAGCCATCCCCTCCATACGTAATGTCTGTGTGGCTGTGATGGCCAACTGCAGTGGCTGGGAGAGGGGGCCCTGCCTGCTGAAGCTGGCCACCAGGccccgctgctgcagagcagggctggctcAGGTCACCTGCACAG GTCCCCACAGGTTGCAGCTGGCTGGTGGGAGGAGCCGCTGTGAGGGCCGGGTGGAGATGGAGCAGGCGGGCCAGTGGGGCACAGTGTGCGATGATGCCTGGGATCTTGCTGATGCCAATGTGGTGTGCCGGCAACTGCGGTGTGGCTGGGCCCTGCACGCACGGGACAATGCTTCCTTTGGCCGGGGCAGTGGGCTCATCCTCCGGGATGACGTGAGCTGCGAAGGGCACGAAGACCATCTGTGGGACTGCCCTGCCACCCAGAAGCACGACTGCAGCCACAAGGAGGATGCTGGTGTGGTGTGCTCAG AGCACCAGCAATGGCAGCTCTCTGGGGGCCGGGATGGCTGTGCAGGCCGGGTCGAGGTCTTCTTCAGAGGCACATGGAGCACAGTGTGCGACAGCACATGGTATGAGATGGAGGCCAGTGTGCTGTGCCACATGCTGGGCTGCGGGCCACCCATCGAGCGGCCCTCCTTCAACCACACGCTGCCCGGCAAGATGCTCTACGAGTGCACGAGCCCGCAGCCGTCACTGGCCCACTGCAAGTGGACCTACAACAAGGCAGCTCCCTGCCACCAGTCCCGGGCAGCTGGTGTGATCTGCAATG GCTCCCAGGGCTTGCAGACACCGGCCCCGATGGAAACACCAAAACCGAGCAGCGTGACACACCTGAGCA CTGGGGACTCCCTGAGTGAGACAGCCCAGATCCCTCTGTACACACCGCTCTTCGTCCTGTGCCTGGTTTTGGGAGTGCTGCTTCTGCTTACCACACTGGTTTTCATCATCACCCTGCTGAGGATGAGGAAGATGAGTG CCCACACTGTGTCCTCTTCCTCGCTATCTGGGCCAGTCCTGGTGACCCACAATGCTCAGGGCCCTGACGTGCCCTCCGGGGTCTCCAACGACTACAGAGAGATGCCTCCCAGCCTCCAAAAAGGACAAG ACTTGCCAGTCGAGCCCCTTCTGGCAGCCAAGGACTCTGATTCCGACTCTGACTACGAACACTACGACTTCAGCAGCAAGCCGCCTGTGGCCCTCTCCACCTTCTACA ACTCCCTGCGACGCCAGCCAGGGGAGCAGTCGCTCTCACTGatgccgagccgggccgagccgttCCCTGCAGAGG AGACAGCTGTGCTGCCTCCGCAGCCCTGCAACAGGGCAAGCAGCTCCTCCAGCTCGTCCGCCTCCATGGAGCTCTACTGCAACAACAACGTGGAGCCCCCGTACCCCAGggcctgcctgcagcccctggctgacAGCACCCGCCTGCATGCAGCACCCTCTGCACACGGCAGCACTGAATACCCCCGCGCAG AACCTAATCCTGCTGACAGCTCCAGCACCTCATCGGGGGAGTGGTACGAGAATGTGCAGGGTGCAGAGCCAGCCAGGGACCCATCCACATGCCCTG GCTGGCCAGGTCCTTCCTGCCCCTCAGGGGGACATGCACAGGACCCTGACACCTCTGAGGGCAGCGACTATGATGACATCCAGACCTTGGCCTACTGA